The region CGGCAGCCGCTTTTAAGGCGGCCGTGTCTGCCATTCCACCACCCGGGCCGGGAGGCTACGGGGCACACATACACACCCCGGTGACTGTCACCGTAGCGGGTCCGCGCAGACGAGGCTCACCCCGGCGCGCCTTCGGGCACTAGGGTCAGGGTCGTGACGAGCACAGCCCGCGCCGCGCAGGAGGCCGACCTCGATCAGGCCGCACCGGACGATGCCGCCGAAGCCACAGAGCCGAGGCGGAACCGCTGGGCCGTCTGGTTTCGTCGATACCGCCCCGACCTGGCGATCTGCCTGCTGTTCATCTTGTTCTCCGGCTGGCTGACCCACGGACTGTGGCCTGACCCGACCAACCGCACCCTCGCCCTCAACCCCGAGGACCAGACCCTGATCGAGTGGTTCCTGGCCAACGACGCCCGGCTGCTACTGGGGGACTTCGGCCTGGTCAGTGACCGGCTCAACGCGCCCGACGGGTTCAACCTGATGGTGAACGCCACCATCATCGTGCCTGGTCTCATCCTCGCGCCGATCACCCTGACCCTCGGCACCGGCACCTCGTTCGCCCTCCTGGTCGCCGGCAACCTGGCCTTCACCTCGATCGGCTGGTACCTGCTCTACACCCGGACGCTCGGCGCGCACCGGCTCGCCGCGGCCATCGGCGCCGCCTTCTGTGGCTTCGCCCCCGGCATGATCTCCCAGTCCAACAGCCATCCGCACATCACCGCCCAGTGGCTGGTCCCGGCGCTGGTCTGGTGCGTCGTCCGGATGGTCCAACTGTCGGACCCGCACCGGCACACCCCCGGTCGGGCGACCAACCGCCGCCTCGTCGCCATCTCGATCGCCCTCGCCACGCTGGTGAGCATCCAACTCTTCGTCGGCGAGGAGGTGCTCTTCCTCACCGCCGTCACCCTCGCCCTGTTGACGATCGCGTACGCCGTGGTGGCACCGGCATTCGTCCGGCGGGTACTCCCCCGGTTCAGCCTGGCCCTCCTGGCGGCCGCTGGCCTGGCCGCAGCAGTTCTCGCGTACCCGCTGTGGATGCAGTTCGCCGGGCCGCAGAGCGTGCCGAACGGGGTGTTCAGCCCCGACTACTTCTCGGCCGACCTGGCCAGCTATCCGGTCATCTCGCCGCTGTCCATCGGCGGCCTGCCCGATTCGGCCCGGCTGAGCACCGGCCCCTCCGAATACAACACCTTCCTCGGTCTGCCCCTGCTCCTGGTTGTCGCCGGGTGCACCTGGTGGCTGCGGCGGAAGCCACTCGTCCTCGCCATCGTGCCGGTCGGGCTGCTCGCCGCCTGGCTCTCGCTGGGGCCGCGCGTGGTGCTCGACGGCGTCCGGACCGAGATCTGGGCACCGTACGAACTGCTGCGGAACAAGCCGGTGATCGAGGGCGCGTTGCCGATGCGGTTCGCGTTGGTGCTGATCCCACTCATCGCCGCGCTGCTGGTACTGGCCCTGGACCGGGCGAGCCGCACCGAAACCGGCCCGAGTCGCCTCCTGGTGTCGACCGCCATCATCGCCGCGCTGCTGCCCATCGCTCCGGCACCACTGCCCGCCACCACCCGCACCCCCGTACCGACGTTCATCACCGCCGGGCACTGGCGGCAGTGCGTCCCCAGCGACGGCGTACTGGTGCCGGTACCTCTGCCGACGCCGAAGGAACCGGACGTGATGCGTTGGGCCTCGGCCGCGAACGCGGAGTTCCGGCTGCCGGAGGGCTTCTTCATCGCGCCGTACGGGGCACAGGGGCGAGCCTCGATGGGTACGTACAAGCAGCCGACCTCGGCCCTGCTCGCCGAGGTCGCCAAGACCGGACAGGTGCCGGTGATCGACCGGGGACACCTCGACCAAGCCGCTCGGGACGTCGCCTTCTGGGACGCCTCCTGCATGGTGCTGGCCGAGTCGCAGCCCAACGCGACTCCGCTCCGCGAGACCCTGAACGCGCTCTTCGGCCCCGGCATCCGCGTCGCCGACGCGTGGACCTGGCGGGTCTAGCCAGTCGCCAGCGTGTGGACCTGGCGGGTCCAGCCAAGTCGCCAGCGTGTGGACCTGGCGGGGCTAGCTAGGTGGTGGGCTTCTCGGCCACGGCGAGCACCGACTGGCCGAACGGCACACGTACCCGTGCCTCCACCCGACGGAGCACCGGCACGATGAGCTTGTCGTAGATCTTCAGCGGCAGGCCCTCGCGGGGTGCGCCGCGCAGGGCCTTGACGAACACCAGCCAGCCGAAGAAACCAAGCAGGTTGAAGTAGCGCACCCGGACCGGCCGTAGCCCCGCCGCCCGCAACGTCGCCGTGAGCGGTCCGACCCGATAGCGGCGGAAGTGGCCGATCTCCCGATCGAACCTGCTCATCAGCGGAGTGAAGGCCGGCACGACAAGGACGATCCGCCCGCCGGGCCGCAGCAGTCGAGCGAAGTCCTGCAACGCCGCCACGTCGTCCTCGATGTGTTCGAGCACGTTGAGGGCGACCACGGCGGAGTACGTCCCGGATTCCCGGATCGGCACCGCCAACTCGCGGACCTGGACCGTGCCGTGGCCCTTGAACCGTTGGCGCAACTGGGCCAACCGACCGGGGTCGGCCTCCGACGCGGTCACCGGCCGGCCGGTGGCGGCCCACCGGGCGGCGGCATCGCCCAGCCCGGAACCGACCTCCAACGGATCGTCCCCCAGCCATGGCTCGGTCAGGGAAACCACCCAGCCGAGGTGATTGACGGCGGACCGGAGATCCTCCAGCACCTCCGACTGGAGGACGGTGGCCTCCTCAAGTGTCGCCGGCACCCACTCGCTGGCTGAGGCGCTCACCCGCGCGCCACCCCGCCCGCTCCAGCCGGCCGTCGGTCTCGCTCGTACGTGCACCACCCGACGCCCGTCGCCTCGGCTGAACAGCCTGAAGCGGTGACGGCTCGAAGGCGGGGCATGAGGGGCTCCTCGTCATCGTGGCATAGGCCGAAGCCTGGACAGGATAACGCGTACCGGCACCGGCCAAAGGTCCCTCAGCGCACCGGCCGAGGGTCCCTCAGCAGGGTCCTGCCTCGCGCGGGTGGTCCGCCCCTGCCCGTCCCGGCGCGGTGGTCTAGCGCCGGGAATCCAGCTCGACCCGCGGCGTGGCTTCGAGGAACTCCTCCCTCGGGTCGTGCAGCTGGCCCAGGGCGACCACCTCACGCTTGAGGATGAGGGCGAGCGTCCAGTCGACCACCACCCGGATCCTGCGGTTGATCGACGGGATACGGCTCATGTGGTACGTCCGGTGCATGAACCACGCACCGATCCCGGTCATCTTGATGCCGTAGACCTGCGCGACGCCCTTGTGCAGGCCAAGGCTGGCCACGCTGCCCGCGTGCTTGTGCTTGTAGTCGACCGGCGCCTCGCCCCGGATCACGGCGCGGATGTTGTCCGCCATCCGCGCGGCCTGCCGTACGGCGTGCTGGGCACTGGGCGAGCAGAACGCCCCGGGTTCCTTGGTCAGGTCCGGTACCGCCGAGCAGTCACCGGCGCTCCACGCCCCCTCGACGACCCGGTCCCCGTCGACCACCTGCAGGGTGGGCAGGCAGGTCACCCGTCCCCGGTTGTCCCGGGGCAGGTCGGTCTGGTCGAGCATGGGCGAGGGCTTCACCCCGGCGGTCCACACGATCGTGTCGGCCCGGAAGCTGTCTCCGTCGGAGAGCACCACCTGGCCGTCGACGCAGGATTCGAGCCGGGTGTCCAGCCGGATGTCCATCTTGCGTTTGAGTAGCTGCTGGACGGTGTAGGCCCCCATGTCCGGGTCGACCTCGGGCAGTACCCGCCGGGTCGCCTCGACCAGCACCCACCGCATGTCGTCGGGGGAGAGCTCCGGGTAGTACTTGAGCGCGTCCCGGGCCATGTCCTCCATCTCGGCCAGCGCCTCGATGCCGGCGTAGCCACCACCGACGAAGACGAAGGTCAGGGCGCACCGGCGGACCTCCAGGTCGGCCGTGGCTGCCGCCACGTCGAGCCGGTCCAGCACGTGGTTACGCAGGTAGATAGCCTCACCGATGGTCTTGAAGCCGATCCCGTGCTCCCGCAGACCGGGGATCGGCAGGGTGCGGGAGATCGCGCCGGGAGCCACGATGATGTGGTCGTACGGCACCTCGCGAGGCGGCCCGATGATCGGCTGCACGGTGGCGACCTTGCGGGCGTGCTCGATCCGGGTCACCGCGCCGGAGACGATGTGGCATCGGCGCAACGCCCGACGCAACGGCACCACGGAGTGCCGGGGAGAGATGTTGCCGGCCGCCGCCTCGGGAAGGAACGGCTGGTACGTCATGTGTGGCTGCGGGTCGACCACGATGACCTCGGCCTCGCGCGCCCGGAGCTTCTTCGACAGGCGCAGGGCAGCGTAAAGACCGACATGTCCGGCACCGACGACAAGGATCCGCTTGGGCTTCACGGTTCCATCTTTCCCCCGACGGGCGGTTGTTGCTCGGTAGATGCTCCCTTCTGTGACGGAGGACGCCGGTGTGAGCTACCTGACGTCACCCCGGCCCGGCGGTGGGGAAGGTCCCCTTCCCGTACCGGCGACGACAGGAAGGGTGCCTTCCCTACTTCCGTCGGAGCAGCCAGGCGAGCAGCGCCGCGACGCCGACCGCGACCGCGAGCCCGGCCAGCGCCACGGCGAGGTAGGTCCCCTCACCGCTATGTTCGGCGAGCGTCGTCAGCAGCACCGCCAGCACCCCGGCGGCCAGCACCACCCCCAGGGCGCGGGCCACCCAGCGGACCGGCACCGCCGGGGCGACGATCGCGTCCCGGGGCAGCAGGGCGGCCAGCGCGGCCAGGCTGTGGGTGAGGTAGAGCAGGGCGGCCAGCGTCAGCAGCCGCCACAGCACCACCAGTTCGCCGTACGCGCTGGTCGAGAGGACCCAGCCGCCGACCGCGACCAGCACGGCGATGGTGACCCCGGCCCGCCGGGGGAAGAGCGCGGGCAGCAGCGCCACGACCACCAATGCCGGCAGGATCCGAGCGGTCAGCAACTGCGCGGGGTACGCCGCCAGCAACGCCCCCAGGGCGGCGAGGAAGGCACCGAGGCGTACCAACAGCGGCATGAGGGTGATCCGGCTGGCGGCGGTGCCGGCGGCCCGGACCCGACCGGAGACCTTCTTGATCATCGAACTCCTGCCCGGGGTGCGGCGGCCAGCCGGGCCACGTCCCGAAGCACCAGGTCGAGGCTGCCCGCCCCGGCCCAGGCGACCACCGGTACGCCGTGCTCGCGTAGCTGGCCGAGGGTGTTCTCCCGGTCCAACCGCCAGAACCGGTACGCCACCTCGGTCCACGGTCCACTGCGCGGCGGTGCGGCCAGGTCGGGCAACGTGTCGACGGCCACCACGAAGCGCCCGGAGCGGGCGAGCCGGGCCAGCATCGCCGCCGACCGGGAGTCCACCAACGGGGTGAGTACCACCACCAGGGCGCTGGAGGAGAGCAGGTGCGCGCCGAAGACCTCGTCGTACGGCTCGTACGGGGAGGGGACGACCTGTACGTCGAGTAGCCATTCCAGCAGGGTCAGGTACTGCCGCCGGCCGGTGGCGGGGCGCAGCCGCCGGGCGGACGGCCCGTATTCGAGCATCGCCACCCGGTCGCCCCGGTGCAGGTAGTGTTCGCCGATCGCGGCGGCGGCCCGAACCGTGGTGTCCAGCACCGACGCGGTGCCGTCGACACCACCGGAACGGCCTCCCTCGGCGAGTACGTCGAGTAGGAGCACCACCTCGGCGTCCCGGTCGGAGAGGGTTGCCGCGACGTGCAGTTGGCGGGCGCGCAGCGAGACCCGCCAGTCGATGCGGCGTAGCCGGTCGCCGGAGCCGAAGACGCGTACCCCGGCCAGTTCCCCGCCCTCCCCTGGTCGGCGGGACCGGTGGCCGCCGACCAGTCCGGCGGCCCGGGGCATCGCCTCGTCCGCGTCGAAGGGTTCGGTCACCGGATAGATCCGCAGCGCGCGGGCATTGCTCACCACCGGCCGGCTGGTCAGCATCCCATCGCAGGCCGCCACTTGGATCGCCGTCGGCCCGAGCTGATGGCGGCCCCATCGCCGCGCCCGGCCGGTGAGCTGGATGCCGCTGCGGGCACCCCCCGGCACGCTGAAGGCCAGCGGCTGGGCTATCCCGGCGGCCCGCAACCCGCCGGCGCGACCGCCTTCGCGACCGCGACCCCCGGCGGCTGCGCCACGAGAACGGTCACTCTCGCCGTCACCGCCGCTCTCGCCGTCACCGCCGCCGCTACCGTCCTCGGCCTCGTCGACGTCGACCAGGCTGGCCTGCTCGATCCGCAGCCAGGGCGACACCAGCGACCGCACCAGCACCAGGTCGTAGTCGACCGGCTCCGGATTCGCCACGGTGATGTCACCACTGATCCGTCCGCCCTCGACCAGGTAGTTGTCCTCGGCGGTGACGACGACCTGCGGCGCCGCGACGGGCCGGCGGCGCATCGCGTACGCGGTGCCGAGGGCGAACGGTACGGCCAGCACGATCAGGTCGACCCGGCCGAGCAGCACCCCGGCGACCAGGAGCAGCCCGGTCAGCAGTACGGCCCGGCCGAAGGCACGGGTGGGTGCCCAGTCCGGACCGGCTGGGGAGCCCGTCGTCTGGTCCGGGTCGCCCAGCGCGGCCGGTTGGCTCGCCTCGTAGCCGGGTATGGCCGACCGCAGGGTCGTCGCGTCGGTCATCGAGCGGCGTGCCCAGCCGGCGTCCGGCCGGCACCGGCGGTGGCGTAACTGGGCAGCGCACCGCTGGCCGGGGCGGGAGTGGCGGTCAGTACCTCCTCGACGACGAAGGACGGGTCGACCCGGCGCAGCCACATCTCGGGGCGCAGCGTGATCCGGTGCGCCAACGCCGGCACCGCCACCTCCTTGACGTCCTCGGGGACGACGTAGTCGCGACCGGCCATCGCGGCCCGGGCCCGGGACAGCAGCAGCAGTGCGAGCGAGCCCCGGGGCGAGGCACCGACCAACACCGAGGCGTGTTCCCGGGTGGCGGCGGTCAGCGCCACGATGTACCGGCCGATGGAGTCCTCGACCACCACGTCCTCCAGGGCCGCCTGCATGGCCCGCAGCGTGGCCGCGTCCACCACCGGCGACAGTTCGCTCTCCTCCTGGCGTCGGGACATCCGGCGGCGCAGGACATCCCACTCCTGTTCCTGGTCCGGG is a window of Micromonospora polyrhachis DNA encoding:
- a CDS encoding NAD(P)/FAD-dependent oxidoreductase; the protein is MKPKRILVVGAGHVGLYAALRLSKKLRAREAEVIVVDPQPHMTYQPFLPEAAAGNISPRHSVVPLRRALRRCHIVSGAVTRIEHARKVATVQPIIGPPREVPYDHIIVAPGAISRTLPIPGLREHGIGFKTIGEAIYLRNHVLDRLDVAAATADLEVRRCALTFVFVGGGYAGIEALAEMEDMARDALKYYPELSPDDMRWVLVEATRRVLPEVDPDMGAYTVQQLLKRKMDIRLDTRLESCVDGQVVLSDGDSFRADTIVWTAGVKPSPMLDQTDLPRDNRGRVTCLPTLQVVDGDRVVEGAWSAGDCSAVPDLTKEPGAFCSPSAQHAVRQAARMADNIRAVIRGEAPVDYKHKHAGSVASLGLHKGVAQVYGIKMTGIGAWFMHRTYHMSRIPSINRRIRVVVDWTLALILKREVVALGQLHDPREEFLEATPRVELDSRR
- a CDS encoding class I SAM-dependent methyltransferase, with amino-acid sequence MSASASEWVPATLEEATVLQSEVLEDLRSAVNHLGWVVSLTEPWLGDDPLEVGSGLGDAAARWAATGRPVTASEADPGRLAQLRQRFKGHGTVQVRELAVPIRESGTYSAVVALNVLEHIEDDVAALQDFARLLRPGGRIVLVVPAFTPLMSRFDREIGHFRRYRVGPLTATLRAAGLRPVRVRYFNLLGFFGWLVFVKALRGAPREGLPLKIYDKLIVPVLRRVEARVRVPFGQSVLAVAEKPTT
- a CDS encoding DUF58 domain-containing protein, translated to MTDATTLRSAIPGYEASQPAALGDPDQTTGSPAGPDWAPTRAFGRAVLLTGLLLVAGVLLGRVDLIVLAVPFALGTAYAMRRRPVAAPQVVVTAEDNYLVEGGRISGDITVANPEPVDYDLVLVRSLVSPWLRIEQASLVDVDEAEDGSGGGDGESGGDGESDRSRGAAAGGRGREGGRAGGLRAAGIAQPLAFSVPGGARSGIQLTGRARRWGRHQLGPTAIQVAACDGMLTSRPVVSNARALRIYPVTEPFDADEAMPRAAGLVGGHRSRRPGEGGELAGVRVFGSGDRLRRIDWRVSLRARQLHVAATLSDRDAEVVLLLDVLAEGGRSGGVDGTASVLDTTVRAAAAIGEHYLHRGDRVAMLEYGPSARRLRPATGRRQYLTLLEWLLDVQVVPSPYEPYDEVFGAHLLSSSALVVVLTPLVDSRSAAMLARLARSGRFVVAVDTLPDLAAPPRSGPWTEVAYRFWRLDRENTLGQLREHGVPVVAWAGAGSLDLVLRDVARLAAAPRAGVR